A window of Mucilaginibacter paludis DSM 18603 contains these coding sequences:
- a CDS encoding VOC family protein — protein sequence MKLLSLEPFVPSGINFEASKQFFQELGFHINWEADGYAGLQRDECRFILQQFENEAFAQNFMLSVKVSNVEEFRSSVLDKQLPEKYGIRIGQITPQPYGREVNVINIARVCWHFVEQ from the coding sequence ATGAAACTTTTATCCTTAGAACCCTTTGTTCCGTCGGGTATCAATTTTGAAGCTTCTAAACAGTTTTTCCAGGAATTAGGCTTTCATATCAATTGGGAGGCAGACGGTTATGCCGGTCTACAGCGCGACGAATGCAGGTTTATCCTACAGCAATTTGAAAACGAGGCATTTGCGCAGAATTTTATGCTCAGTGTAAAAGTGAGCAACGTTGAAGAGTTTAGAAGCAGCGTACTTGATAAGCAACTACCCGAAAAATATGGCATCCGCATCGGGCAGATCACCCCGCAACCTTACGGCCGGGAAGTGAATGTGATAAATATTGCCAGGGTTTGCTGGCATTTTGTTGAGCAATAG
- a CDS encoding protealysin inhibitor emfourin, with the protein MTFSIDINGGWIGKMSTRGNVNELPPELQNAMRSIFQSQPEYVPLADNQLLAMDETSYSLRVEEEGKAVELKFSDGTIPQRVKPLIKNLADRARAQRFGG; encoded by the coding sequence ATGACGTTCAGCATAGACATTAACGGCGGATGGATCGGGAAAATGTCGACCCGGGGTAACGTTAACGAGCTTCCTCCGGAGCTGCAAAATGCAATGAGGTCGATTTTTCAAAGCCAGCCGGAATATGTGCCACTGGCAGATAATCAACTGCTGGCTATGGATGAAACCTCGTATTCCCTCCGCGTAGAAGAGGAAGGTAAAGCGGTTGAACTTAAATTCTCCGACGGTACAATTCCCCAGCGTGTAAAGCCTTTGATAAAAAATCTTGCTGACCGAGCCAGGGCACAGCGTTTTGGCGGGTAA
- a CDS encoding M4 family metallopeptidase, producing the protein MEKHYCNCYIVPPNILEKMKNDNIITNEVYQRSSEISLNVISARKKISEQLNGFLPTNPKGTAQRFIYDSKNTAKEHFELVRQEHDAAIADDTANQVFDNCGRVRDFFNQEYNFFSVDNNGKNMVMNIHYEDTFLNALWSTKIDQMIFGDGDGVTLGNFAAALDVIAHELTHGIVEYTSGLIYTGQSGALNEHLADVFGTVVKQHYKNQNAATADWLIGDTIVGANWPGKAVRSMSAPGTAFNGDPQPDHMSHYNNAPDDNFGVHTNSGILNKVFYLVANGIPPKNDGTSKKDAVAGLDTPLAGRLWFESLKNIKSPNCDFRGFYEVVMQTTQTLMHENVITRVDALDFIKLAFGEVGIS; encoded by the coding sequence ATGGAAAAACATTATTGCAATTGTTATATCGTTCCGCCCAACATCCTTGAAAAAATGAAGAACGATAACATCATCACAAACGAGGTTTACCAGCGTTCTTCTGAAATATCGCTTAACGTTATTTCGGCAAGAAAGAAGATCAGCGAACAACTGAATGGATTTTTACCCACCAACCCTAAAGGGACTGCCCAGCGGTTTATTTATGACTCCAAGAATACCGCCAAAGAACACTTTGAACTGGTGAGGCAGGAGCATGATGCTGCCATTGCCGACGATACCGCCAACCAGGTTTTTGATAACTGTGGACGCGTACGCGATTTTTTTAACCAGGAGTATAACTTTTTTTCTGTTGATAATAATGGGAAAAATATGGTGATGAATATCCATTACGAGGACACTTTCCTGAATGCATTATGGAGTACCAAGATTGACCAGATGATATTTGGAGATGGTGACGGTGTTACTCTCGGCAATTTTGCGGCAGCGCTGGATGTAATAGCCCACGAGTTAACCCATGGCATTGTTGAGTATACATCGGGGCTTATCTATACCGGACAATCTGGCGCCTTAAACGAGCATTTGGCCGATGTTTTTGGTACGGTAGTTAAACAGCACTATAAGAATCAAAATGCCGCAACTGCTGATTGGCTTATTGGCGATACCATTGTTGGTGCCAACTGGCCTGGCAAGGCGGTCAGGTCAATGTCTGCCCCTGGAACTGCTTTCAACGGCGATCCGCAACCGGATCATATGAGCCACTATAATAATGCCCCGGACGACAATTTTGGAGTACATACCAATAGTGGTATACTAAACAAGGTTTTTTACCTGGTGGCCAACGGAATACCACCCAAAAATGATGGTACCAGTAAAAAAGATGCTGTGGCCGGACTTGATACCCCTTTGGCTGGCCGGCTTTGGTTCGAATCACTAAAAAATATCAAAAGTCCGAATTGTGATTTCAGGGGATTTTATGAAGTGGTTATGCAGACTACACAAACGTTGATGCATGAAAATGTGATCACCAGGGTTGACGCCCTTGATTTTATTAAATTAGCTTTCGGGGAAGTGGGTATCAGTTAA
- a CDS encoding phospholipase D-like domain-containing protein codes for MQSPTFLKIAEVRTRIENDFLPVLQTIQQIKSGTLPEFDLKDYENIVDIRPGYKVVDGELTDTKAIVILVKSVSGKAIPEEINHIATDVDIVSPFEYIRKQNKEKVESLLPGTQVNNTKYLLDSSEFDTEGFVAESFVPKIGYQPPTDFTLDAVDEDITLICHVSPEDGWEQLSEFLTGVEQELRVGMYDFSAPGIEQSLIDVARSGADINLVYDGKPAAGVGKGNKADDKTEDEIIKSIDAAKTGQFVHVKASLNKGGLFANAYHIKVAVKDKKMFWLSSGNWQSSNQPDMSKTSSFASALQNYNREWHIIVTNDKLSETYYKFLKYDLEQSVNKAQGFVSLNTGETDLHDILLPVNALVRTTGLKKFPPKVITARMKIQPVLTPDNYIAQIRPLIENATTRIYFQNQYIHIGKTMTDEFTGLLTALKDKAETLDVKIILRYEPDARLMVENLKAFGFDSSKIRIQNNCHNKGIIIDDEIIVLGSHNGSNDGMEFNRDASLIIYNSEVQNYYEEVFQFDWDNLAKSGIGKEAASGDQEGFLAGGDVLQNWESAFD; via the coding sequence ATGCAAAGTCCAACTTTTCTCAAAATCGCGGAGGTCAGAACGCGTATTGAAAACGATTTTCTGCCCGTTCTGCAAACCATTCAGCAAATCAAGAGTGGCACCCTGCCAGAATTTGATCTTAAAGATTATGAAAATATCGTAGATATCCGACCGGGATATAAAGTAGTTGATGGCGAGCTAACTGATACTAAAGCGATCGTTATCCTGGTGAAGAGTGTGAGCGGCAAAGCAATTCCGGAAGAAATCAATCACATTGCCACTGACGTGGACATTGTTTCTCCTTTTGAGTACATCAGGAAGCAAAATAAAGAAAAAGTGGAAAGCCTTTTACCTGGTACGCAGGTTAACAATACCAAGTATTTACTGGATTCTTCGGAATTTGATACCGAAGGCTTTGTGGCTGAATCATTTGTACCTAAAATTGGCTATCAGCCGCCAACCGACTTTACATTGGATGCGGTTGACGAAGATATTACGCTGATATGCCATGTAAGCCCGGAAGATGGCTGGGAACAACTGTCGGAATTTTTAACAGGGGTGGAGCAGGAATTAAGGGTTGGCATGTACGACTTTTCTGCTCCCGGAATTGAGCAAAGCTTAATTGATGTTGCCAGGAGCGGAGCCGACATCAACCTGGTTTACGACGGTAAACCTGCTGCGGGTGTGGGTAAAGGAAATAAGGCAGACGATAAAACCGAAGACGAGATTATTAAGTCGATAGACGCTGCAAAAACCGGCCAGTTTGTGCATGTTAAAGCCAGCCTGAACAAAGGGGGCCTTTTTGCCAATGCCTATCACATAAAAGTTGCTGTAAAGGATAAAAAAATGTTCTGGCTATCAAGCGGCAACTGGCAATCGTCTAATCAGCCGGATATGTCAAAGACGAGTTCCTTCGCTTCGGCGCTGCAAAATTATAACAGGGAATGGCATATCATCGTAACCAACGATAAGCTTTCGGAAACTTATTACAAGTTTTTAAAATATGATCTGGAGCAATCTGTAAATAAGGCGCAGGGTTTTGTGTCCCTTAATACCGGGGAAACCGATTTGCATGATATATTGCTGCCCGTGAATGCACTGGTACGAACAACGGGATTAAAGAAATTTCCACCCAAGGTAATTACAGCCCGGATGAAGATCCAGCCTGTACTTACCCCTGATAATTATATTGCCCAGATCCGGCCGCTCATTGAAAACGCAACCACAAGGATCTACTTTCAAAACCAATACATCCATATTGGGAAAACCATGACCGACGAATTTACAGGTTTGCTCACCGCGTTAAAAGATAAGGCAGAAACCCTTGATGTGAAGATCATCCTGCGGTACGAGCCCGACGCCCGTTTAATGGTTGAAAACCTGAAAGCCTTCGGCTTCGACAGCAGCAAAATCAGGATACAAAACAATTGTCATAACAAAGGGATCATTATTGACGATGAAATTATCGTTCTCGGCAGCCATAACGGATCTAATGACGGGATGGAGTTTAATCGAGATGCTTCACTAATTATTTATAACAGTGAAGTGCAAAATTATTATGAAGAGGTTTTTCAATTTGACTGGGACAATCTGGCCAAATCCGGAATCGGCAAAGAAGCGGCATCCGGCGACCAGGAAGGATTTTTAGCAGGAGGGGATGTTTTACAGAATTGGGAATCGGCATTTGATTAA
- a CDS encoding alpha-amylase family glycosyl hydrolase, with amino-acid sequence MDQHQPDSTYWPSEAVFYSIYPLGMLGAPEANDFASLPVNRLQQIENWIPHIKDLGCNALYLGPVFESDFHGYDTADYLTVDRRLGDNQALTDLSISLHQNGIRLVLDGVFNHVGRNFFAFKDLQVYGENSAYRDWFCGVDFSRQSSYGDDFYYDGWYDAYNLVKLNVKNAEVSNYLLGAVASWMDNFDIDGIRLDVAEIIDKGFLAQLAAFCRARKPNFWLMGEVIKGDYNEWANQDMLDSTTNYEVYKGIYSSHNDHNYFEIAWALDRQYGDDGLYRHLLLYNFVDNHDCTRIASILHQYNHLFPVYALLFTIPGIPSVYYGSEWAISGVKGEREDTALRPAVSFVPDLADCALYSYIRHLIRIRQLSIALRRGSYRQLFVNHEQLVFERRTDDELVIVAINSSEESASVECMTWCNEGTILQDQLDLSYKLVIANGNINITDIPASAARILKQIAD; translated from the coding sequence ATGGATCAACATCAACCCGACAGTACCTACTGGCCAAGCGAAGCCGTATTTTATAGTATTTACCCCTTAGGGATGCTTGGCGCCCCCGAGGCTAATGATTTTGCCAGCCTGCCGGTAAACCGTTTGCAGCAAATTGAGAACTGGATACCTCACATCAAAGACTTGGGCTGCAACGCCCTGTACCTCGGGCCTGTTTTTGAATCGGATTTTCACGGCTATGATACTGCTGATTACCTGACAGTGGACAGGCGGCTGGGCGATAACCAAGCTTTAACAGATCTGAGTATCAGCCTCCATCAAAATGGTATCAGGCTGGTGCTCGACGGCGTATTTAACCACGTAGGCCGAAATTTTTTTGCATTTAAGGATTTGCAAGTCTATGGAGAAAATTCGGCCTATCGCGATTGGTTTTGCGGGGTCGATTTTAGCCGCCAAAGCAGCTATGGTGACGATTTTTATTACGATGGTTGGTACGATGCTTACAACCTGGTTAAATTAAATGTAAAGAATGCTGAAGTAAGCAACTACTTGTTAGGAGCCGTTGCAAGCTGGATGGATAATTTTGATATCGATGGCATCCGCCTGGACGTTGCCGAGATTATTGATAAGGGCTTTCTTGCTCAACTTGCCGCATTTTGCCGCGCACGTAAGCCTAATTTCTGGTTGATGGGCGAAGTGATTAAAGGCGATTACAACGAATGGGCCAATCAGGATATGCTGGATTCAACTACCAATTACGAGGTATACAAAGGCATTTATTCGAGCCACAACGATCATAATTATTTTGAGATAGCCTGGGCGCTCGATCGGCAATATGGCGATGATGGGCTTTATCGCCACCTTTTGCTTTATAACTTTGTTGATAATCACGATTGTACCCGTATAGCCAGTATTTTACACCAGTATAACCACCTTTTTCCGGTTTATGCTTTGTTGTTTACCATTCCGGGCATCCCGTCAGTTTACTACGGCAGCGAATGGGCCATATCCGGTGTAAAAGGAGAACGTGAAGACACCGCGCTGCGGCCTGCGGTCAGCTTTGTGCCCGATTTAGCCGACTGTGCGCTTTATAGTTATATCCGGCACCTTATCCGCATCAGGCAACTGAGCATAGCCCTGCGCCGGGGAAGCTACCGCCAGCTTTTTGTAAACCATGAGCAACTGGTGTTCGAGAGGCGCACCGATGATGAGCTTGTGATTGTAGCCATCAACTCGTCGGAAGAATCCGCAAGCGTAGAGTGTATGACATGGTGTAACGAAGGGACCATATTACAGGATCAGCTGGACCTAAGCTACAAACTTGTTATAGCTAACGGAAACATCAATATTACGGATATACCTGCCAGCGCGGCGCGCATATTGAAGCAAATTGCAGATTAA
- a CDS encoding YtxH domain-containing protein, producing the protein MSHIKSFLLGVGVSFGVYYLTKRRADGSSILDDILDNPEEFVHRAKNQAIADVVDTVKEKIS; encoded by the coding sequence ATGAGTCATATTAAATCTTTTCTATTGGGTGTAGGCGTATCTTTCGGTGTTTATTATCTTACCAAGCGCCGTGCGGATGGAAGTTCTATCCTGGATGATATTCTCGATAACCCCGAAGAGTTTGTCCACCGGGCTAAAAATCAGGCCATTGCTGATGTAGTTGATACCGTTAAGGAAAAAATATCCTGA
- a CDS encoding family 43 glycosylhydrolase, with product MPFKLRAKIFKHFVVFGLLATLNFIPFLSKAQALSTSKPQPNSAYLFVYFTGNDKSEEAIRFAISADGYHYRALNNNNPVIKSTGISATGGVRDPHILRGANGKTFYMVATDMVSANGWDSNRGMVLLKSTNLIQWTSSKINIPQAFPQFAGVNRVWAPQTIYDAKAGKYMVYFSMRAGNEPDKIYYAYANQDFTALETVPQQLFFNPSGGACIDGDIVQKDGQYHLFFKTENNGAGIKIAVSKELTSGYVLQDKYVQQTTDPVEGSGVFKLNDGTGYILMYDLYTKGRYQFTHTADLKTFKVIDGEISMNFHPRHGTVMPITTREAETLLQKWMPASDVVKTVQAQGLKPINIVLDTNTNKLYLPFLPGTNLKSVKLKFMQMPGISIKPSTAVDFTKGGVRLQVTIAGHKPVKYQLIAVKNHNPVLAGYYADPEILYAEKTHQFYIYPTSDGFTGWSGTYFKAFSSADLVNWKDEGVILDLAKNVSWAKRNAWAPCIIEKKINGAYKYFYYFCAAQKIGVAVADNPSGPFTDLGHPLIDKLLEGVSGGQQIDPDVFTDPQTGKSYLYWGNGYMAGAELNDDMVSLKPGTTTIMTPNNNFREGVYVFYRKGTYYFTWSEDDTRSENYQVHYGTATSPLGKINVPSANLVIAKNKAEGIYGTGHNSVLQIPGTDEWYLVYHRFNYPNGITMGEAAGYNREVCIDKMEFNADGSIIPVKPTHKGIMPVRVNANK from the coding sequence ATGCCTTTTAAACTCCGCGCAAAAATTTTTAAGCACTTTGTAGTGTTTGGCTTGTTAGCCACATTAAATTTTATCCCGTTTTTAAGTAAAGCCCAGGCCTTAAGCACTAGCAAGCCGCAACCTAACAGCGCCTATCTGTTTGTTTACTTTACCGGTAATGATAAAAGCGAAGAGGCTATCCGCTTTGCCATCAGTGCTGATGGATACCATTATCGCGCCCTAAATAACAATAACCCTGTAATCAAGAGTACGGGTATCAGTGCTACCGGTGGCGTTCGCGATCCGCATATCCTGCGTGGTGCCAACGGTAAAACTTTTTATATGGTAGCAACCGATATGGTTTCGGCAAATGGTTGGGACTCCAACAGGGGAATGGTGCTGTTGAAATCAACCAACCTGATTCAATGGACAAGCAGCAAAATTAACATCCCCCAGGCATTTCCGCAGTTTGCAGGCGTTAACAGGGTATGGGCTCCTCAAACAATTTACGATGCTAAAGCAGGCAAATACATGGTCTATTTTTCCATGCGTGCCGGTAACGAACCTGATAAAATATATTACGCCTATGCCAATCAGGATTTTACAGCGCTTGAAACCGTACCCCAGCAGTTGTTTTTTAATCCATCGGGCGGTGCATGCATCGATGGTGATATCGTACAAAAGGACGGCCAATATCACTTGTTTTTTAAAACCGAGAATAACGGCGCAGGTATTAAAATAGCAGTTTCAAAAGAGTTAACCAGCGGCTATGTACTACAGGATAAGTATGTACAACAAACTACCGACCCGGTTGAAGGATCGGGCGTTTTTAAACTGAACGACGGCACTGGTTATATTTTGATGTATGATTTGTATACCAAAGGTAGATACCAGTTTACCCATACTGCCGATTTGAAGACGTTTAAAGTAATTGACGGCGAGATAAGTATGAATTTCCACCCGCGGCACGGCACAGTTATGCCCATAACCACCCGCGAGGCCGAAACCTTGTTACAAAAATGGATGCCTGCCTCGGATGTTGTTAAAACAGTGCAGGCCCAGGGGCTTAAACCGATCAATATCGTATTAGATACCAATACCAATAAGCTTTATCTGCCTTTTTTGCCGGGTACCAATCTTAAAAGCGTTAAACTGAAGTTTATGCAAATGCCGGGCATCAGCATTAAGCCATCCACAGCTGTTGATTTTACCAAAGGAGGAGTAAGGCTCCAGGTTACTATTGCCGGGCATAAGCCGGTAAAATACCAATTGATAGCAGTGAAAAATCATAACCCTGTTTTGGCGGGTTATTATGCCGATCCGGAGATTTTGTATGCTGAAAAAACGCATCAATTTTATATCTATCCTACTTCTGATGGTTTTACAGGCTGGAGCGGCACTTACTTTAAAGCATTTTCGTCTGCCGACCTGGTGAACTGGAAGGATGAGGGCGTAATTTTAGATCTGGCAAAAAATGTAAGCTGGGCCAAACGCAATGCCTGGGCGCCGTGTATCATTGAGAAAAAAATCAATGGCGCTTATAAATATTTTTACTATTTCTGTGCCGCCCAGAAAATAGGAGTGGCTGTTGCCGATAATCCATCGGGGCCTTTTACCGACCTTGGCCATCCCCTGATTGATAAATTGCTGGAGGGTGTTTCTGGAGGCCAGCAAATTGATCCGGATGTTTTTACCGACCCGCAAACAGGTAAGAGTTATTTGTATTGGGGGAACGGCTATATGGCCGGTGCCGAACTGAATGACGATATGGTATCGCTGAAACCGGGTACTACCACCATCATGACGCCCAATAACAATTTCCGCGAGGGTGTCTATGTTTTTTACCGTAAAGGTACCTATTACTTTACCTGGTCTGAAGATGATACCCGGAGCGAAAACTACCAGGTGCATTATGGCACAGCTACAAGTCCGCTTGGCAAAATAAACGTGCCTTCTGCTAATTTGGTTATCGCCAAAAACAAAGCTGAAGGCATTTATGGCACCGGGCACAATTCCGTGTTGCAAATACCCGGCACAGATGAGTGGTACCTGGTTTATCATCGTTTTAATTATCCTAACGGAATTACCATGGGCGAGGCAGCAGGCTATAACCGCGAGGTGTGCATCGATAAAATGGAGTTTAATGCAGACGGAAGTATCATCCCTGTAAAACCTACACACAAAGGTATTATGCCTGTAAGGGTGAACGCAAACAAATAA
- a CDS encoding DUF4998 domain-containing protein, translating into MKQHQNIALYTIALLLLIAGACTKMDAYKDKYLKNGSIVYPGRMDSVKIFSGRNRVKVTGLFTSDPKIVKYRVFWNSRRDSVEVAIKRTSGVDTARVIISNLPEGLMSFEVRTYDAQGNISVPVDTAANVYGDLYQASITNRAIVDAAMQADGSALITWADVDKTSGIVNMEIKYADKFNKSHDTIVTSAIKGLTTTLPNFKPGNSISYSTAYVPTATAIDKFNTAYQTHSVKAEITSIYLSNTGPFTPAANTGRWGVLGAPWITNAAAMNKSGGTIGGYSSDVGGVINWETWDNTPVVNGIVYQATSSPLPAGNYMVMFDEYSEVQSNSSVYCVAAAGGGGIPVLANLSTALGYVSLFNGATVGKTSPNVSDTRSFNFTLTAPQVVSIGFLGNVVGSGNPGSYFQVKNIKLFQN; encoded by the coding sequence ATGAAACAACATCAAAATATAGCACTTTACACCATCGCCTTGTTGCTGTTAATAGCCGGCGCATGTACTAAAATGGATGCTTACAAAGATAAATACCTTAAAAACGGCTCCATTGTTTATCCGGGCAGAATGGATTCGGTAAAGATATTTTCGGGCAGAAACAGGGTGAAGGTAACCGGGCTTTTTACATCCGACCCCAAAATTGTAAAGTACAGGGTTTTTTGGAACAGCAGGCGCGACTCTGTCGAAGTGGCAATTAAAAGAACATCGGGGGTTGATACTGCCAGGGTGATTATCAGTAATTTACCCGAAGGGCTCATGAGTTTTGAGGTGAGAACTTATGATGCGCAGGGAAACATCTCTGTACCGGTGGATACTGCCGCCAATGTTTATGGAGATTTATATCAGGCTTCTATTACAAACAGGGCCATAGTTGATGCTGCTATGCAAGCCGACGGTTCGGCTTTAATTACCTGGGCCGATGTAGATAAAACATCAGGCATCGTTAATATGGAGATTAAGTATGCCGATAAGTTTAATAAATCGCACGATACCATCGTTACTTCAGCTATAAAGGGGTTAACAACAACGTTGCCTAATTTTAAGCCAGGTAACAGCATTAGCTATAGTACGGCATACGTGCCCACTGCAACCGCTATTGATAAATTTAATACGGCCTATCAAACCCATAGTGTAAAGGCCGAAATTACCAGTATCTATTTATCAAACACAGGGCCGTTTACCCCGGCTGCTAATACTGGAAGATGGGGCGTTCTTGGTGCCCCGTGGATTACCAATGCCGCGGCCATGAATAAGAGTGGAGGTACCATCGGTGGCTATTCATCAGATGTTGGTGGCGTTATTAACTGGGAAACCTGGGATAATACGCCGGTTGTTAACGGTATCGTATATCAGGCCACGTCTTCGCCTTTACCCGCCGGCAATTACATGGTGATGTTTGATGAGTACTCGGAGGTTCAAAGCAATTCTTCCGTATATTGCGTTGCGGCTGCCGGTGGCGGGGGCATCCCGGTGCTGGCCAATCTTTCAACTGCCCTTGGTTACGTTTCGCTGTTTAATGGTGCTACGGTGGGCAAAACAAGCCCTAACGTTAGCGATACCCGCAGTTTTAACTTTACGCTTACGGCTCCCCAGGTTGTGTCTATCGGTTTTTTAGGAAACGTTGTAGGTAGCGGCAACCCGGGTAGCTATTTTCAGGTAAAAAATATCAAGCTATTTCAAAATTAG
- a CDS encoding DUF5000 domain-containing lipoprotein — MKTTRLLSACYVLFILIAIAAGCKQDAINKPNVTNTNAPGVVSNVTVVNLNGKAALTYTLPGDKDLLYVKAVYQIGPGRTEEVKASNYSNTLTVVGFGDTLAHTVQLYAVNSSEVASAPVTVTVNPLTPAINLARRSLKVIATFGGFSLTCNNPTQENLAIIPLVDTTGKGKWVQTLGMDNVYSNAPVINSIERGQPAITRKYAFVVRDRWLNFSDTLFTSLTPLFEQLLPKSSWSNYVLPNDATLLYSYTNLPQIFDGNFNPGWPNILFTVENAGTPQMVTLDLGKAHVFSRFQINPFLEVGNVYYVRGNQKDFEIWGSNNPNLNGALDASWTLLTTCHVVKPSGSASGTETAADQAYAKSGWQFDFPVLSQSYRYVRIRSLQNWQGSYFMSMGEFTLWGN; from the coding sequence ATGAAAACAACAAGATTGCTATCCGCCTGCTATGTGCTGTTTATTTTGATAGCGATAGCAGCAGGGTGTAAGCAAGACGCAATAAATAAGCCTAACGTTACCAATACCAACGCGCCTGGCGTAGTTAGCAATGTAACCGTAGTAAACCTTAACGGCAAGGCCGCCTTAACCTATACCTTGCCTGGCGATAAAGATCTGCTGTACGTAAAGGCTGTTTACCAGATAGGCCCCGGTCGTACAGAAGAGGTAAAGGCCTCTAACTACTCCAATACATTAACGGTGGTAGGCTTTGGGGATACTTTGGCGCACACGGTGCAATTATACGCCGTAAATTCGAGCGAGGTGGCATCGGCACCTGTTACTGTTACGGTAAACCCCTTAACGCCAGCCATCAACTTAGCCCGCAGATCGTTAAAGGTTATTGCTACATTTGGCGGTTTTAGCCTAACCTGTAACAATCCTACGCAAGAAAACCTGGCTATTATCCCTTTGGTAGATACAACCGGTAAAGGTAAGTGGGTGCAAACCCTGGGCATGGATAATGTTTATAGTAATGCGCCTGTAATTAACAGTATTGAAAGGGGGCAGCCGGCAATAACCAGGAAATATGCCTTTGTGGTTAGAGATAGGTGGCTCAATTTTTCGGATACTTTGTTTACCAGCCTTACGCCGTTATTTGAGCAACTTTTGCCAAAATCAAGCTGGAGCAATTACGTTTTGCCAAATGATGCCACGTTGCTTTACTCGTATACCAATTTGCCGCAAATATTTGATGGTAATTTTAATCCGGGTTGGCCCAATATATTGTTTACTGTAGAAAACGCCGGTACGCCGCAAATGGTAACGCTCGATTTGGGTAAGGCGCATGTATTTAGCCGTTTTCAAATTAATCCGTTTTTAGAAGTTGGCAATGTGTACTATGTGCGCGGTAATCAAAAAGATTTTGAGATATGGGGCTCTAACAATCCTAACCTGAACGGTGCGCTTGATGCCAGCTGGACACTGCTTACCACCTGCCATGTAGTTAAACCTTCCGGCTCGGCCTCGGGTACCGAAACCGCTGCCGACCAGGCTTATGCTAAAAGCGGATGGCAGTTTGATTTCCCGGTACTGAGCCAATCGTACAGGTACGTGCGGATCAGGAGTTTGCAAAACTGGCAAGGATCATATTTTATGAGCATGGGCGAATTTACCCTTTGGGGAAATTAG